The DNA region GAGAGTGATACGCCGTCGATCTCGTCGGTTACGGCGGCCAGCGTCGTCTCCATACAGTCGAGGCGCTGCTCCGCTCTGAGGACGCGCTTCGCGAGTTCTTGTTCCGACAGCGACTCGGCCATTGTCTGTCCATCCATGGAGACGTGTACACTCTTCCAACAGATAGACCCAGTACCTTATCTTTGCACATGGTAACTATACGGAGCGCTCACGTGGGAATATGATGACACCGATGGATAAACAGTCGGTAAAATGACAGTGACAACGGTCTGGATGCTCGGAGTGGCGGGTCTGGTCAGGCGGGTACTCCTGACCTCGGCCGTCCGTACTGGGCGGGTTAGTCGAGTTTCCGTTCTGCCTCGTCCACCGTCGTCGCTGTTTTACCCTCGTATCCTGCCTGCCGGGACCGCCGCTGGAACGCGTTCTCGGTGACTGCGCTGGTCTCCTCAGCGACGACCCGGACCACATCGGCGACACCCATCTCCTTCAGCCTGACCTGGGCTTCTTGAATGGGCTTTGCGGCCTCGGGCGAGGGCGGCGTGAACTCGGAGATATCGTTGATGATGCGAAAGCCGTCCTCGAGGCTCTCGGCAGCGTCGATGGTCTCGTCGGCGGCGGTCTGCATCTCATCTGCTGTCAGTGTGCCGCTGAACTCCAGATACAGCGTGTTGGCGTTCGTATCCGGACGGATTTCGTAGCTCGCGTCGGCGTTTTGGCCCGACTTGGAGATTGTCGACATTGAACTATGAATATTCATGGGGCGAGACCTTATAATGGTCATACCTACACGGGGCAGTGGCCAGATTGTAACGGCCGGGTAGACCGGTGCTATCACCGCAGACGAGTTGTGACCGTCACTCCCGATGGGGAGCGTCGACGGCCAGCTCCTCGTCGACTGACAGCGTGGGGCCGGCCGAAACCGACAGCGACCCCACGAGGTCGAGCCGGCGGGACTGACAGACGACGGCGACGACGAGTCTGAGCACCTGGTCGGCCAGTCGCGCGCCGAGACAGTAGCGCTGCCCGCCCCCGTAGGGGACGTAAGCGTATTCGGGGCCCGTTCGGTCGGCGCGGCCGCCTTCGCTATCGAGCCACCGCCCGGGGCGAAACGCCGACGGGTCGTCCCAGAATCGTTCGTCTCGGTGGAGGACCCACGGCGGCAGGACGACGATGGTCCCCGGGTCGACACGGTACCCGCCCAGTGTGACGGCAGTCCTCGGCTCACGGAAGAGCAGGTACTGGGGCGGATACAGCCGCAGGCTCTCGCGGACGATACCATCGAGGGTGGGCAACTCCTGGAGGTCCGCCGGCGTCGGCGTTCGCCCGTCCAGCTGGGTGTCCAGTTCCCGGTGGAGACGCGCCTGGACGTCGGGGTGCTCGGCCAGGAGGCCGAGCGTACACGCGAGGGCTGTCGCCGTCGAATCGAACCCCGCAAAGAGGAAGGCAATGAGTTCGTCACGGACCGTCTCCGGCGGGAGGTCGGCCGCGAGCATCGTCGCGAGGAGGTCCGTCCCGGGCTGGTCGGCAGCTGCCCGCCGGGCGACGGTCTCGTCGAGCCGGTCGTGAAGCGTCGCGACGGCCCGCCGGAACCGTCGGTTCGTCGGTGTCGGGACCCACTCCGGCAGGTACGTCGAGACGGACTGCATATCCATCCGCGAGAGGATATCGTCGGCAGCCTCGTGGATCGGCGTGTCCTGGCCCCGGAGGTCCAGGCCGAACAGCGCTCTGGCGAGGAGTGCGAGTGAGAGGTCTCTCGCGTGCTCCGCCAGCGCCACGGGTCGGTCAGTCGGCCAGGAGTCGACCATCTCGGTCGCGTACTCGGTGGTGTGTGACCCCATCGCCGCGACGTGCTCGCTCGTGAATCCGGTCTGTAGCAGTTGCCGGCGCTCACGCCAGGCATCCCCTTCTAAGAGAACGAGGCTGCCGCCCTGCAGCGTGCCCAGCCGCTCACGGACGATTTCCGCTTTACGGTAGTCGGCGGCGTCGGTGGCGAGCACCCGCTGGACGGCGCTGGGGTCGGTGACCAGACAGACGCTGCGACCGGCGATACGGAGCCGGACTATCGGTTCCTCGGCCTGTCCCCACCCATCCAGCGAACCCAGTGGGTCACGGAGGAAGTCGATGCTGTGGCCGACGACCGGGCGGGCGCCGGGGGCCAGGGGCGGCCGCGAAGCGCTGGTCACGTCCGGTTCCCCGGACGCTGGTCACCTGACAGTTCCGGTCGCCGTTCTGACTGGCGACCGGGGGGTCCAGTCCCCGACTGCCAAGACCGTTGGCCCCGCTGGGAAAAAAGTTTCATCTGACCAACTCTTATGCTGTTGCAAGATGCACTCCCCACGTCTGTGTCATGTGAGAGCCGCGAATCTGCCGGTAGAAATCGGGCGAGACCCGTTGAGAGGTATGGTTCTGCGCTGATGGTAAGCCCCGTTCGCGTTGACGCAGCGGTCGATTTGGCCTACGGCGCACTCATACTGCTCGCGATAGTCCTCATCGCCACCGTCGAGTTCGGCATCGGCATCGCGTTCGGCGTCGGTGTGTTCTCGGCGTACGTCCTCCACGTCGTCTGGAAGATGGCCCGCTTCGATCCGGACTGGATGCGGAGCGCCGTCGAGGACGCCGTCGACGACTCCGTCGAGCGGGTGATGGACGAGCAGGTCGGCGAACAGGTCGAGGACTCCATGGAACAGGTGGTGGACGGCACTGTCGAGCAAGTGGTCGACGAACGTGTCGGTCAGCAGGTCGACGAGACCATCGGCGACCAGCTCGATTCCGTCGAGGCGCGGGTCGAGGCGGTCGACGAGCGTCTCGACAGCGTCGGGTCTGATTCGGAGGTGACCGGGCCCGCCGACGAACGCCGGGACCGGTGAGCCCTGCGACGGTCAGCGAACGATAGTTACCGGCACCGAGGCGCGTCGGACCACGGTTCCCGCGACGTTACCGACCAGGAACCGGTGGCTCGCCCGGTTCCAGTCGGCGCCGTGGCTCCCCAGTACCACGGTGTCGTAGTTGTCGGCGCG from Haloarcula salinisoli includes:
- a CDS encoding cytochrome P450 codes for the protein MTSASRPPLAPGARPVVGHSIDFLRDPLGSLDGWGQAEEPIVRLRIAGRSVCLVTDPSAVQRVLATDAADYRKAEIVRERLGTLQGGSLVLLEGDAWRERRQLLQTGFTSEHVAAMGSHTTEYATEMVDSWPTDRPVALAEHARDLSLALLARALFGLDLRGQDTPIHEAADDILSRMDMQSVSTYLPEWVPTPTNRRFRRAVATLHDRLDETVARRAAADQPGTDLLATMLAADLPPETVRDELIAFLFAGFDSTATALACTLGLLAEHPDVQARLHRELDTQLDGRTPTPADLQELPTLDGIVRESLRLYPPQYLLFREPRTAVTLGGYRVDPGTIVVLPPWVLHRDERFWDDPSAFRPGRWLDSEGGRADRTGPEYAYVPYGGGQRYCLGARLADQVLRLVVAVVCQSRRLDLVGSLSVSAGPTLSVDEELAVDAPHRE